DNA from Deferribacter autotrophicus:
ACTTTCCGCCTTTTCATGAGCCTCTTTATTGTACTCAGGGTTAAAAACCACTTGAGTGATACCTTCTCTATCCCTTAAATCTACAAATATAACACCACCGTGATCTCTTCTTCTTTGCACCCATCCCATTAAGATGACTTCTTCACCTAAGTTATCTAAATTTAACTCACCACAAGTATGGGTCCTTCTCCAACTACCAAGATTCTCAAGCACTCTATGCCTCCTTAATTTATTATTTTTTTCAATCTATTTAACAACTCATCATTTGTTACTTGCAATTGCTCTCCACTATCCATATTTTTGAGAGTAATCACACCATTTTTCACTTCATCTTCACCAATTATCAATACTGTCTTGGCACCTAAACGGTTAGCCTTTTTCATTTCTGACTTTATACTCCCCAAATCATATCCTAGAGTAACATTAAAACCTTCATTTCTAAGAAGATTTACCAACGAAACAGCTTGCTTAACATACTCATCAAAAGTGATTACATAACAATCGATCAACCTGTATTCCACATCCTGTTTAATTTTAATAAGTTCCACAAGTCTATCCACACCAATTGCAAACCCGATCCCTGGGATATCAGGTCCACCGAGTGCTTTTATTAAACCATCATACCTTCCACCAGCTCCTACTGCTGATGAAGCTCCCAGTTTATCCGTTACCATTTCAAATGCAGTCTTCACATAATAATCAAGGCCTCTAACGATCTTGGGATTTACTACAAATTCCACTCCAAAATCATCTAGATATTCTTTCAATTTTTCAAAATGCCCGGCACAATCATTGCATAAATAATCTAAAATCAAAGGTGCATCTTTTACAATATCCTTACAAGATTCCACTTTACAATCAAGAATTCTTAAAGGGTTTCTGCCCAATCTATTGTTACAATCTTTACACAAATCACTTTTATATTTTTCTAAATATTCTACAAGTTTCTCTCTATAATTTGGTCTACATTCAGGGCAACCGATAGAATTAATCTCCATTCTTAAATATTCATTGATTCCAAAGCTATTTAAAAAACTATAAAGGATATAAATAACTTCAGCATCAAGTAACGGAGAAACTGATCCAAATGCTTCTATCCCCACTTGATAAAATTGTCTAAATCTACCCTTTTGAGGCCTTTCTCTTCTAAACATCGGACCATAATAATAATATTTCCTAATTGAAGGTGGCTCATATAGCTTATTTTCAATAAAACTTCTCACTACAGGAGCAGTCCCTTCAGGTCTCAAAGATAGGTATGTGCCATCTCTATCTTGGAATGTAAACATCTCCTTTTCAACAATATCGGTGGTTTCTCCTATACCTCTCACAAACAAATCCGTACGTTCTAAAATCGGAATTTTAATCTCTTCATAACCAAACTTCGAAAAAAAACTTTTAAATCTATCTTCAACCATCTGCCAATAAAAGGTATCTTTGCCAAAAATATCTCTGAACCCTTTTACCTTTTTAAACAAAATTTGCCCCCATTTAAAAATTTTATGCTATAATATATCAAATATTTTGCTTTATATGACAGTTTAATAACTCTGTCAATAAATAGTAGTGAGGCATTTATGAGAAATTACAAAGTAAAAAATATATTCAGAACCAAGTTAAAAAAAGGTGATGATTTGTATTATTCTATAATGAATATTATTGATAAAAATTCAATAGAAACAGGTCTTATCATAGGTATTGGCGCTGTAAAAAAAGCTAACATTGCATACTTTAATCAGAAAAAAAAGGAATACGAAAATTTTCACTTCGATGAAGCTATGGAAATTGTCAGTTTAAAAGGTAATATTTCATTAAAAGAGAATAAACCTTTTGCTCACATTCACGTATCATTAGCAAGGAGCGATTATTCTGTTGTGGGAGGACATTTATTGCCAAATACCATTGTATATGCATGTGAAATAGACATTATTGAATACGAAGGTAAAACTATAAACAGAGTTTATGATGAAGAAACCAATCTTTACTTATGGGATTTATAGATAAATAACATGTTTCGATTTACACTTCTCACATTCAACAATCAGCTTTCTTCTATCACTATTTTTTTCACATTCACAATAAAGCTCTTTATGGAAAGTTTGCCCCTCACAAGTTTCGCAATAATATTTCCTACGACCAATATTACAGCCATTGATAAAACAAAATATCATAAACCCAAAAAAAAATATGAGAAATAAAATAAAATATATCATCTTCTACTCACATGTATGTATTTTTACTTAATATATGCCTTTTGTCCCAAAAAGAAAGAAAAAACTTAGACACGGGCGGTGGGAGACTCGAACTCCCACACCGGGTTCCGGAGACCCGTGCTCTATCCTGTTGAGCTAACCGCCCAAAAATAAGAATTTATTGGATTTTCAAGCATTTCTACTATTTTTCATCTGTCTAGTCAACTGTAAAAATCTGTCAAAAACTGTCAATTGAAATCAATTTTTGTTAGCAGTTTGTTAGATATTCTTTAAAAACTACTCACTGACTGACCACCACACCTTTCCTTCTCTCCATAGTAAAAAGCTCTAACTTCTGAAATATGTCTCTCTTTTTTCCATCACAACAAAAATACTCGCTATCAGAAATATATTCAAAATTATCAATTTTGTTCACCCTATCCATCTTACATCCTAAACATAATATTATAACTCTTTCAAAAAAGCAGTTTTACTAGTTATTAGTACCCATCTATCGTGGATAAATTTGTATTTTTCGGGAGCTGGTTTAGTTATTATATAACAAACTTTAATATTATTCTGTTTTACTAAAAGAGCTAAAATAAACTCGTTATCTTTCAATTCAAACCAATGAGATTTTTTTTGACTATCTTTTTCCATAAATTTAATTGCAGGGATATAAACTTTTTGTGGGTTAAATTTATTCCAATAGCCTTTCTTAATACTCTCAATTTTAGCCCAACCAGTGATTGGCAAATCAACTTTTAATTCTTCTTTTTCTTTTTCGTTTCTTAGCCCCCATAAAGCGATATCTTTCTCACCTGTTTCATTGATAAAGTGTATTTTTGCATAAGGACGAGGGAAAAATACATTGAATTCTGTCTTATTTAAACTTTCACGAAAAAGAAGGCCTGCACACATTTATAATATTTCATCATTGTTGAGTTTAAAATTCTCTCCACATCCAGACAACCCTGCCTACAACTTTAAAGCCAGGAGTTTCTCTTAAATTTATAGTTACAGGTTCATAATTCTTATTATCAGAAACTAAGACTACAGTATTTCTATCAATAACTTTTATATGCTTTAGTGTTAGTCCATATTCTCCATTTCCATCTGGCATTCTAACCAGGTACACATTTGAATATTTCAGAGAAAACAAATCAGGTTGAGAGGAATACGGTAGTATTGCCACTAAATCATTCTCTTGTAACATTGGTTCCATACTATCCCCTTTCACCCGAAAAGCAAAACACTTTTCACTGATATTTTTTGGTATTTTATCAGTACTTATGCAAACCCAGCCATCAATATCGTCGTTTGATATTTCAATAACATACGGTGTAGCTGCGGCTTTTGATCTCATTAAAGGTATTTTTAAGTATCCAGACAAATCCAATTCCTTTAAACTTTCAAGATCACCATACAAAATTCTTATATCCGGAATATTATCAAAATCGTTCAAAGCTTTATTTTGCATATCAGCCTCTCCGAAGAAATAACCTAACGGTAAGTTTAACGCTTTTGCAAGTTTTTGAAGGGTGTCAAGATTATTTAGATTTCTTTGACCATTTAAAATTCGGTACAAAGTAACTTCTGAAATACCAGCTAATTCAGCTATTTTTTTGGCTGGCTTACTACTGTTTTTAATTGCAACCCTGAGTTTATTTACAATTTCTTTATTAGTGAGCATACCAGACTATAACACATTGGTTATATTTATCAATATTATTTCCTTTACCATCATTCATACGATAAACTTTTTCTTTCCCACCTTTTTTATTTTTACCTCAAGAAGATCTATCATAAATTGCGAACTTAATTTTATACTATCTAAGACGATTAAAAGAATAAAATGGATTAATAATCTTTGAGAAAAACTAGTTGATCCAGGTGACAATTTCACACTATGGGATTTATACAAAAGTCTTAAAAATTGTATAAATCCAAACTACTAACAGACCAGATAATATTGTCAAAATTGTATTTTTATATCTTACTGCTATAAAAAGTGCAAAAAGGCTTGCATATATTTTAATATTTGAAACTTCAATGCTTTTAATACCTTTTTCAAAAACTCCTGCAAAAACCAATGCAGAAAGTATGCTTGCAGGCATAAAACTAAAAACTTCTTTTAATCTGTTTATAAGTTTTTCATTTGCAAACTGAATAAAAGAGAATCTGATTAAAAACGTTAATACTCCACAAATAAAAAAAGTAATCCAAATTTCAATATTGCTATACGGCATTTTTTAACCTTTTAAAAAATAATCCTGAAAATATTCCTGCAAAGACTGCAATAAAGAAACCAAAATTATAGGGGAGGTTTCTAAAAATAATCATAGTAAATCCTGATATTATAGCAGTTACTACAAAATATTTTTTATTCAAAAACGGTCTTAAAAGTGCAAGAAAAGTAAGGGGAATTGCAAACTCAAGGGACAATCCTTTAGGCAGAGTTTTACCTAAGAATACTCCTATAACAGTTGAGATTTGCCAGGAAATCCACATTGTAATTCCAGCTCCAAGAAAAAATTTTACTTTATTTATATTCTCATCCTCATTAAACTTAGCAATAGATACAGCATAGGCTTGGTCAGTTAACAGATAAGAAACAATTATCTTTGTAAAGATATTGTTGTCTTTAAAATATGGTGAAATTGAGGCACTATACATTGCCATTCTTAAGTTAATCATAAACACAGTTGCAACAGAAACAAATATGGAACTGTCAATAAACATTTGATTTACAAGGGCAATTTGTGATGCCCCTGCAAATATTATGTACGACATAGAGATCGTCTGTATTTCGTTAAGTCCATAATTTATGGCAGATACTCCATATATTAGACCAAAAGGAACAACTCCCGAGATAATTGGTGAAACTTCTTTGACCCCTTTTAGAAAATCTTTCATATTCTTTCCTTGCAAAAACAAAAAAAATATAATATAGCGTCTAACAGGATAATATAACGTATTTTTTGTACCATTAAGGCAATATATTGTCAAGGAGAATATTATATGAAACAAGAATTAGAGATTATTTCTGAAAATTTGAAAAGAATTCGGGAAACAAGAGGACTTACCCTTGAGCAACTGTCTGAAATTACAGGTGTCAGTAAAAGTATGCTCAGACAGATTGAAACAGGAAAGTCAATCCCTACCATAGCTACGATCTGGAAAATAGCAAATGGCTTAAAAGTATCTTTTACGTATTTGATGGTCAGGCAGAAAAAAGAAGTTATTGTTAAAAAACTTACCGAAGGAAAGATGCTTTCGGCTGAAAAGGGAAAATACAGAATTTATCCTGTCATCCCCTTTGATCCTAAAAGAGCATTTGAAATGTACTATATGGAGATTGATCCTGGCACAATCTATAAATCAGAACCACATGAAGGTGAAACAGAAGAGATTATCATTGTACAGGAAGGTAATCTGATAATAGAAATTGAAAATAAAGAGTATTCTATTAAAAAAGATGAATTATTAAAATTTAACGCTAATGTAAAACATATCTACAAAAACCCTGGGGATACACTCGTAAAGGCAATAATAGAAATAGTTTATCCATAAGCTATTTATTTTAATAAACTTCTTATAAAAAAAACACGAAACAAATTCGGGGTGATAGAAATGTCTCCAATTGTCAAAAGAAGATTGAGCCTGTATCGTTTTTTTGTGCAAATCCCCTCTGCAAACTTTTTATATTTACCATCTATCAGTTTTGCCCGTTGACTAACGGGCATTGATATAATCATTTCTCTATACCAGGTATATTTGTTTGACGCTTTAATTATGCAATCCATTATCTTATCGCTTATAGTTTTTGCTTGAACATTTACAGTCAAAATTAGTGCTAAAAAAATAATCAATTTTCTCATCCTTTGAACCTCAAACAGAAAAAATACTGTCGTTACCACCGTTACCAACAAATATTCCACAGGTGATCCAGTTTTAAACAACCCTATCTTGAAATCCTGTTTAAACAGATTTTAAAAGTACCCACGACTTCGTTAAACTGTTGAAAATTATGTGGAATAAAGCTTCCATATATGTAAGATATTGCTTGATTTATATAATCACTAAATAAACATTAAATGCAGCATATATCAAAAATGTTCATTAATAAAATCTATAAAATAAAAAAAATCCTTAAATAAGCGTACACCTATTAATGCATTTTGTCGATGCTTAAGGATAAAATAAACTCATAAAAATAACATTTTAAGTATCGTCGAGTCTCTCGCAAAATTCAATTCGATTTTTACCGTTTTCTTTTGCTCTATATAAGGCAGAATCAGCAAATTTGATTAATTCAATAGCTGTAATTTCCATATTAGCTTTTTTAGTGGCAACACCAATGCTTAAAGTTACAACATTATAAGGTGAATTTTTATGAGTTATTCTAAGTTTTTCAACATTATATCTAATTTTCTCAGCTAAATAAATCGCACCATCAGCTGACGTATCTGGAAGTAAAACAATAAACTCTTCTCCACCATACCTGGCACAAAAATCACCTGGTCTTCTTAGAGATGCCTTTATAGTTCGTGCAACTTTTTTTAAACATTTGTCTCCCTGTATATGCCCATAAGTATCATTATAAGATTTAAAATCATCTATATCACACAATATTATCGACAAAGGCTGCTTGTATCTTTTACATCTATTATATTCCATATATAATCTATCAAAAAAATATTTACGATTAGGAATTTCGGTTAAATTGTCATATAAGGCTTGTTTTCTTATTTTCTCATAGGCTATTACTAATTTCATACCGCTAAATAATATAATCAATAAACCAATGATTCCTATGATAACATGTCCTATCAATAAAGATGAAAGAGATATTTTTACATTATCAGGTACAGTTATGCTTATTCCACCTCTTATATCTCCAACTTTATATCCCTGTTCTTCATGACATTTCAAACATGATTCCTCTGTTATTAATGGAGCCATATAAAAAAAATATTTGTCTTCACCATTGTTAATAAATGTTCCTTTTTCTTTAATTCCTTTTTCAAAATCTTTTAAAAATTTTGTTTCCAATGGTGTTGGTTTATTTTGAGGCCGAATTGGATTAAGACTTGTTATATGAAATTTTATCCCGTTTTGCTCCTGTGCAATTTCTGATATTTGCCTGGTCATATAAGCAGGATTTATTTTCGTCAGCATTAACTTATCATTAACGATTATATCTCTCATTGGATCCTTAAGGTATGGATTAGGTTTTGTCTTTTCGTTGACAATAACATAAACTCCACCATGGCGAGCATTCCAATTACGAGTTATTACTATGAAATGGAACAAACTTCTTGCAGATTGTAAAATAATTCTTTTATGATTGTTTATTGCATTTAAATAATTACAATAAAACGATAAATATATTAGCAATAACCATAAAAAAATAAAATTAATTAAATAAATTAAATTTCTTTTCTTCCTCATCATTCTCTAATTAATTAAGATACAATAATGAACATAATTTCGCAATCCAATTCGCAATTATTGCATATAGGATATAAACTTATCTAACATGAAACTACGTCCTGTGCTTGTATCCCTTCTTTCAAAGAAAAAAGAGAAGTATCAAATTTGTTGTAAAAGCATGAACCACAATATTTAAACAATGCACTATTATATTTGATCTTTAAAGGACAGAGTTCTATAGAAAAGCCTGGTAAAATTATTAAACTATCTTATGATTTTTCAACTTGCTCGAATAATTGGACTTTAAGTTCTTCAATATGTAAAGGTTTAGAAAAATAAAATCCCTGAACATAATCAACCCCAAGTTCTTGCAAAATTTCAAATGTCTTTTTATCTTCAATGAATTCAGCGATAGTTTTTAATCCAAGCTTTCTAGCAATTGTTATTATCGCATCAATAACATTCCTTTTTTCATTATTTTTATCTATATCAGTTATAAGTGATCCATCTATTTTTAAATATGAAATTAACCCTTTTGACACCATATCAATTACTGTTTTCAAAGAAGAATAACCAATGCCAAAATCATCAACAACATAATTCCTATTGATTTTAGAGTGTATTTCCTGAAGTAGATGCAAATTTTCCACTGCAATTTGTTCAGTAATTTCTAATGTTAAATTAACTTTTGAATTCTTGAGTTTTACTATAATATCTTTATTCAAAAATGACTTATATGATAAATTTATAAATATATTTAGATCTCTTAATCTATCATGATTTTCGTTTAAATAATCCAACATCAAACTATCAATTTTTGTTATCAATCCAGACGTGATTGCTGTATTTAAAAACTGACCTATAGAGATATATTCTTTACCAATTTTTATCCTTGCTAGCGCTTCGTAAGCAACAATTTGGCCTGTTTTTGTACAGAGAATAGGATGGAAAAAACTTACTATTCTTTTATGTTTAATTGCTGTCATTAATATATTTTCTTCTTTAATGAGCTTTTTTACTCTTTCTTTACTGTCCAATCTTTCATCAAAAACTACAATGTTACCTTTACCAACTTCTTTACCCCTTATGATCGTTAATTTGAGATTTGACAACAATTCCTGATAATCTATTTTAAACTCATTATTATAACAAAACACAGCAACTGTTGCTGATGGAGAATATGTTATATTAGCATTATAAATTGGTATTTCCATGTTTTCTAATTTCGTTTTAATTTTGTATGCTTCTTTTAAAATAATTTCTTTATCATTGATGCCATCAAACAATATAGCAAATTCATCTCCACCCGTTTTACCAAGTATTTGGTCTGAAAATTCGTTTTCTAGTTCTTTAGCAATTACTTTCAACACATTATCACCTGCATCAAAACCATAACTTTGATTTATTCTCATAAAATTATCCAAATCAATTACTGCTATTGAAAAAGGGGTACCTTCTTTTATCCTATTCTTTATTTCATTTTTAAACTTCATTCTATTGTATAAACCTGTCAGCTGATCACATTCTGCCATAAAAATTAATTTTTTATTAAGTATCTGAAGATTTTCTTTTGCTTTTACTAGTTTAGTCACATCCCTTGCATGACCAACAATAGCAATCACTTCACCCATCTTGTTTTTTATGGGAATTTTTATGACATGAAGATAGTGGGTTTTATTACCTTTGATTGCTTTTTCTAAAGAATGATTAAATGTACCTTTTTTCCAAGCATTTTTATCAGATATTTCACACATTCTAGCTATATCGTATGGTAAAAATTCAAAGTTAGTTTTACCAATTATTTCTTCATCTTTTAACTCAAAAAAATTAGTAAACGCCCTATTTACAAATATAATCCTAAATTTATCATCTTTTTCCCTTTTTTTTATGAATACGAGGTCATCAGTAGAATCAATCAATTTCAACAATAAATACGTAATCTCACTATTCAATAAATTAATCATCTAACCTTGTAACTTATTGTATTTTATTATTTTTTAATTATCATATATGACACAAAATTAAAAGTCAAATATAAAAGCGTTTTAATTATCTTTACAAATTTCTATTCACATCTCTTTGAAACCAAAAAATGATATGCAATATTTTTTCATTATATGTTTAGACAATAACGATAGGTGAATATTAAAAGGCTTTATGAAGAAACTTTTAATATTCTCTGTATATATAATATTTTATTAATTTGATGTCATACTAATTTATCTATCATGGACCTCAAACCTTCTGTTTAAGTAAATTTCCTGATAGTATTGGAGTTAAAAGTAAGAAAAAATAAAATAATATTTTTATTATTGCTTTACTTGTTAGTGAGAAAACCTTTGCTGTCGTTAATTTGGTACAGAAATTATCCCAAAAGTCGTTAATATAGACTTCCACAAAAATTGACTTCCGTTAAACATTTGTTAAACCTATTCAAAAAAATGCATAAAATAAGTATTTTCTACAGATTCAGGATACCCGAGCTCTATCCTGTTGATCTAACCACCCTCTTTTATAAAATTTTTAGAAAGTTTAATTAGTTGCCACTGAAAAAGTGGCAACTAATTAATAGTTAATACGTTTTTCCTTATTATACTGATTGTTATCCATCAATTACTAAAATCTATTGTCTTATATAATTTATTGTAAACTCTAAATCTTTTTGGGGGTTTTAAAGGGGGCTTGCCCCCTTTAAGTATCATTTTTGCAAATATCACAAATGAATAATTTTTTAATTATCAATAAAATACACTTTTTCAGCAGGAACTAATTAGCAGAATCGTCTTCTGAAATGATCTCTTTCACTTTTTCAAGAACATAGTTCATATGATTTAACATCGCATTGTAAGCTTCTAAAGGATCTTGATTTTTAATGGCAACAAAGATGGCTTTGTGCTGTTTATATAACAAATCATGTTCGTAATAATCATTATAAAGTCTCTTTCTCACTTCAAAAGAAATTTTTTCAATCCATTGATATATTGTGTTCATAATATGTATAAGAAAAATATTTTTTGTGGCATAAGAAATTATAGAGTGAAAATCTGCATCAGAATCATAACCTATCTGCCCATCCTTTAAGGCCACTTCCATTTCATTCAGATATTGCTCAAGCTGTTTCAGCTCTTCTTCCGTAATTCGCTCTGCCGCTGTATAGGCAGCCCACGTTTCTAATATTTTTCTAACTTCCATAATCTCAAGAATAGCATCCTTCTTTTTTGCATACTCTTCAA
Protein-coding regions in this window:
- a CDS encoding AzlC family ABC transporter permease, with amino-acid sequence MKDFLKGVKEVSPIISGVVPFGLIYGVSAINYGLNEIQTISMSYIIFAGASQIALVNQMFIDSSIFVSVATVFMINLRMAMYSASISPYFKDNNIFTKIIVSYLLTDQAYAVSIAKFNEDENINKVKFFLGAGITMWISWQISTVIGVFLGKTLPKGLSLEFAIPLTFLALLRPFLNKKYFVVTAIISGFTMIIFRNLPYNFGFFIAVFAGIFSGLFFKRLKNAV
- a CDS encoding diguanylate cyclase; the encoded protein is MRKKRNLIYLINFIFLWLLLIYLSFYCNYLNAINNHKRIILQSARSLFHFIVITRNWNARHGGVYVIVNEKTKPNPYLKDPMRDIIVNDKLMLTKINPAYMTRQISEIAQEQNGIKFHITSLNPIRPQNKPTPLETKFLKDFEKGIKEKGTFINNGEDKYFFYMAPLITEESCLKCHEEQGYKVGDIRGGISITVPDNVKISLSSLLIGHVIIGIIGLLIILFSGMKLVIAYEKIRKQALYDNLTEIPNRKYFFDRLYMEYNRCKRYKQPLSIILCDIDDFKSYNDTYGHIQGDKCLKKVARTIKASLRRPGDFCARYGGEEFIVLLPDTSADGAIYLAEKIRYNVEKLRITHKNSPYNVVTLSIGVATKKANMEITAIELIKFADSALYRAKENGKNRIEFCERLDDT
- a CDS encoding PPC domain-containing DNA-binding protein; amino-acid sequence: MRNYKVKNIFRTKLKKGDDLYYSIMNIIDKNSIETGLIIGIGAVKKANIAYFNQKKKEYENFHFDEAMEIVSLKGNISLKENKPFAHIHVSLARSDYSVVGGHLLPNTIVYACEIDIIEYEGKTINRVYDEETNLYLWDL
- a CDS encoding helix-turn-helix domain-containing protein; amino-acid sequence: MKQELEIISENLKRIRETRGLTLEQLSEITGVSKSMLRQIETGKSIPTIATIWKIANGLKVSFTYLMVRQKKEVIVKKLTEGKMLSAEKGKYRIYPVIPFDPKRAFEMYYMEIDPGTIYKSEPHEGETEEIIIVQEGNLIIEIENKEYSIKKDELLKFNANVKHIYKNPGDTLVKAIIEIVYP
- a CDS encoding FadR/GntR family transcriptional regulator, whose product is MFQRIKPKRISDEIFEQIKQLIIEGMLKPGDKLPPERELAAQMGVSRPTLREAINKLEAKGFLEQVQGGGTYVKSLGDTALDNAFEEYAKKKDAILEIMEVRKILETWAAYTAAERITEEELKQLEQYLNEMEVALKDGQIGYDSDADFHSIISYATKNIFLIHIMNTIYQWIEKISFEVRKRLYNDYYEHDLLYKQHKAIFVAIKNQDPLEAYNAMLNHMNYVLEKVKEIISEDDSAN
- the hisS gene encoding histidine--tRNA ligase, with translation MFKKVKGFRDIFGKDTFYWQMVEDRFKSFFSKFGYEEIKIPILERTDLFVRGIGETTDIVEKEMFTFQDRDGTYLSLRPEGTAPVVRSFIENKLYEPPSIRKYYYYGPMFRRERPQKGRFRQFYQVGIEAFGSVSPLLDAEVIYILYSFLNSFGINEYLRMEINSIGCPECRPNYREKLVEYLEKYKSDLCKDCNNRLGRNPLRILDCKVESCKDIVKDAPLILDYLCNDCAGHFEKLKEYLDDFGVEFVVNPKIVRGLDYYVKTAFEMVTDKLGASSAVGAGGRYDGLIKALGGPDIPGIGFAIGVDRLVELIKIKQDVEYRLIDCYVITFDEYVKQAVSLVNLLRNEGFNVTLGYDLGSIKSEMKKANRLGAKTVLIIGEDEVKNGVITLKNMDSGEQLQVTNDELLNRLKKIIN
- a CDS encoding XRE family transcriptional regulator, with product MLTNKEIVNKLRVAIKNSSKPAKKIAELAGISEVTLYRILNGQRNLNNLDTLQKLAKALNLPLGYFFGEADMQNKALNDFDNIPDIRILYGDLESLKELDLSGYLKIPLMRSKAAATPYVIEISNDDIDGWVCISTDKIPKNISEKCFAFRVKGDSMEPMLQENDLVAILPYSSQPDLFSLKYSNVYLVRMPDGNGEYGLTLKHIKVIDRNTVVLVSDNKNYEPVTINLRETPGFKVVGRVVWMWREF
- a CDS encoding SOS response-associated peptidase family protein, which gives rise to MCAGLLFRESLNKTEFNVFFPRPYAKIHFINETGEKDIALWGLRNEKEKEELKVDLPITGWAKIESIKKGYWNKFNPQKVYIPAIKFMEKDSQKKSHWFELKDNEFILALLVKQNNIKVCYIITKPAPEKYKFIHDRWVLITSKTAFLKEL
- a CDS encoding AzlD domain-containing protein, with translation MPYSNIEIWITFFICGVLTFLIRFSFIQFANEKLINRLKEVFSFMPASILSALVFAGVFEKGIKSIEVSNIKIYASLFALFIAVRYKNTILTILSGLLVVWIYTIFKTFV
- a CDS encoding sensor domain-containing protein, which produces MINLLNSEITYLLLKLIDSTDDLVFIKKREKDDKFRIIFVNRAFTNFFELKDEEIIGKTNFEFLPYDIARMCEISDKNAWKKGTFNHSLEKAIKGNKTHYLHVIKIPIKNKMGEVIAIVGHARDVTKLVKAKENLQILNKKLIFMAECDQLTGLYNRMKFKNEIKNRIKEGTPFSIAVIDLDNFMRINQSYGFDAGDNVLKVIAKELENEFSDQILGKTGGDEFAILFDGINDKEIILKEAYKIKTKLENMEIPIYNANITYSPSATVAVFCYNNEFKIDYQELLSNLKLTIIRGKEVGKGNIVVFDERLDSKERVKKLIKEENILMTAIKHKRIVSFFHPILCTKTGQIVAYEALARIKIGKEYISIGQFLNTAITSGLITKIDSLMLDYLNENHDRLRDLNIFINLSYKSFLNKDIIVKLKNSKVNLTLEITEQIAVENLHLLQEIHSKINRNYVVDDFGIGYSSLKTVIDMVSKGLISYLKIDGSLITDIDKNNEKRNVIDAIITIARKLGLKTIAEFIEDKKTFEILQELGVDYVQGFYFSKPLHIEELKVQLFEQVEKS